The Halorussus salinus genome includes a region encoding these proteins:
- a CDS encoding ABC transporter permease: MSQGNQSETQPVGSGGFGTVADSSLSRGERYRRVLDLWLVAPLRVVWNDVRARIGAALVVGFLVMGVVGPALVAEPRVGQAPLLVGPFEGGLVGGSWYEVTSTSLFGVSVPWVAVHWPLGTDNVGRGILEQVVHATPRMLTMITTAGLFVTVLGTSVGALAGYTGGRLDQLLSTLIDIVMTLPGLPLLLILVALLEPKSPVVLGIVLSLQGWAGMARAIRSQVLTIRSTSYVEASQAMGLSTPTIVAKEIVPNIMPFVMINMVNAMRQVIFASVGLYFLGLLPFSEVVNWGVMLQLAYSNGGLLTVDAAHWLLVPMVAIILLSMALILFAQGMDRVFNPRVRARHAETTEGSGDEPTDTSARTASLGGEL; the protein is encoded by the coding sequence GTGAGCCAAGGCAATCAGTCCGAGACCCAGCCGGTCGGCAGTGGCGGGTTCGGAACCGTCGCCGACTCGTCGTTGAGCCGCGGCGAACGCTATCGCCGCGTCCTCGACCTCTGGCTCGTCGCGCCGCTCCGCGTCGTCTGGAACGACGTTCGCGCTCGCATCGGAGCCGCGCTCGTCGTCGGATTCCTCGTAATGGGCGTCGTCGGCCCCGCGCTGGTCGCCGAACCCCGCGTCGGACAGGCACCGCTCCTCGTCGGTCCCTTCGAGGGCGGTCTCGTCGGCGGAAGTTGGTACGAAGTGACGAGTACGTCGCTGTTCGGTGTCTCCGTGCCGTGGGTCGCGGTTCACTGGCCGCTGGGCACCGACAACGTCGGTCGCGGGATTCTCGAACAGGTCGTCCACGCGACCCCGCGCATGCTCACGATGATTACCACCGCCGGGCTGTTCGTCACGGTCCTCGGGACGAGCGTCGGCGCGCTCGCGGGCTACACTGGCGGTCGACTCGACCAGTTGCTCTCGACACTCATCGACATCGTGATGACCCTGCCGGGACTGCCGCTGTTGCTCATCCTCGTCGCACTGCTCGAACCGAAGAGTCCGGTCGTCCTCGGCATCGTCCTCTCGCTACAGGGCTGGGCTGGCATGGCTCGCGCCATCCGCTCGCAAGTCCTGACGATTCGGTCGACCTCCTACGTCGAGGCGTCGCAAGCGATGGGGCTATCCACGCCCACCATCGTCGCCAAGGAGATCGTCCCGAACATCATGCCGTTCGTGATGATAAACATGGTCAACGCGATGCGACAGGTCATCTTCGCGTCGGTCGGCCTCTACTTCCTCGGTCTCCTGCCGTTCTCGGAGGTCGTCAACTGGGGCGTGATGCTCCAACTCGCCTACTCGAACGGCGGCCTGCTCACGGTCGACGCCGCCCACTGGCTCCTCGTGCCGATGGTCGCCATCATCCTGCTGTCGATGGCGCTCATCCTGTTCGCGCAGGGGATGGACCGCGTGTTCAACCCCCGCGTCCGGGCGCGGCACGCGGAGACGACCGAGGGGAGCGGCGACGAGCCGACCGACACGTCGGCTCGAACCGCCTCGCTCGGAGGTGAGCTATGA
- a CDS encoding ABC transporter ATP-binding protein, translating into MSRTPASDAEARRSGDDDVVLECRNLSVSFGMDRGTSYVVNDVDIDIRRGEILGIVGESGSGKSMFASALLNAVVDPGQTDGSVTYYPREGDPVDVLELDKQPLRSLRWADISMVFQGAMSSFNPTMAFREHFVETLEAHDYDVAEGMERAEELLADLYLDPERVLDSYPHELSGGMKQRALIALSLVLEPEVLVMDEPTAALDLLMQRSIVSLLSDLREKYDLTMVFITHDLPLVTKLADRIGVLYAFEFAEVGDTEELVHEPRHPYTRALLNAVPNLDAPLSEMRPISGSAPDPVDIPAGCPYHERCPMATDECRERKPQTEAVSETHEVACHHWPDVDEYVSLATEGER; encoded by the coding sequence ATGAGCCGGACGCCCGCGTCCGACGCCGAGGCTCGTCGGTCCGGCGACGACGATGTCGTCCTCGAATGTCGGAACCTCTCGGTCTCGTTCGGGATGGACCGCGGGACCTCCTACGTCGTCAACGACGTGGACATCGACATCAGACGCGGCGAGATTCTGGGCATCGTCGGCGAGTCCGGCTCCGGGAAGTCGATGTTCGCCTCGGCGCTGTTGAACGCCGTCGTGGACCCCGGACAGACCGACGGCAGCGTCACCTACTACCCGCGGGAGGGCGACCCCGTGGACGTTCTCGAACTCGACAAACAGCCCCTGCGGAGCCTCCGCTGGGCGGACATCTCGATGGTGTTCCAAGGGGCGATGAGTTCGTTCAACCCGACGATGGCGTTCCGCGAACACTTCGTGGAGACGCTGGAAGCCCACGACTACGACGTGGCCGAGGGCATGGAACGGGCCGAGGAGCTACTGGCGGACCTCTATCTCGACCCCGAGCGCGTCCTCGATTCGTACCCGCACGAACTCTCGGGCGGGATGAAACAGCGCGCGCTCATCGCGCTCTCGCTCGTCCTCGAACCCGAAGTGCTGGTGATGGACGAGCCGACGGCGGCGTTGGACCTCCTCATGCAGCGGTCCATCGTCAGCCTGCTGTCGGACCTGCGCGAGAAGTACGACCTCACGATGGTGTTCATCACTCACGACCTGCCGCTGGTCACGAAACTCGCCGACCGCATCGGCGTCCTCTACGCCTTCGAGTTCGCCGAGGTCGGCGACACCGAGGAGTTGGTCCACGAACCGCGCCACCCCTACACGCGCGCGCTGCTCAACGCGGTTCCGAACCTCGACGCGCCGCTCTCGGAGATGCGGCCCATCTCGGGGTCCGCGCCCGACCCGGTGGACATCCCGGCGGGCTGTCCGTACCACGAGCGGTGTCCGATGGCGACCGACGAGTGTCGCGAGCGCAAGCCACAGACGGAGGCGGTGTCCGAGACCCACGAGGTGGCCTGCCATCACTGGCCCGACGTGGACGAGTACGTCTCGCTGGCGACGGAGGGCGAGCGATGA
- a CDS encoding TrmB family transcriptional regulator: MDRDILTQALEYADLTSYQVDAYLTLLEMGVAPAIEVGRESSVPVSQVYDVLRSLESRGYAETIEREKLYARPSEPDELVGELESRGELLQDAAEEVHERYREPVQMDARIGVTKRVETAVENAQDLVGDAETVVEIAGTYEQIQLLCPALREARERGVIVRASVYANDGELPPEEFDPEGALSELRVCSIPGPFLVVIDRHRTCFAPNTRSDEDYGVLVYDRILPFVFHWYYLTCLWNLYPTVYADDRDRFTYVTLEEFVCDCSRLVDEYDLRVRIEGIDLATESETAMDGTVTDISFLGDHRKRGRAALSDLGAFTVVTLDAGDETYTLGGWGAVFEDIEVRTISLVGIDAGETPLARAE, from the coding sequence ATGGACAGAGACATTCTCACGCAGGCACTCGAATACGCCGATCTCACGTCGTATCAGGTCGATGCATATCTCACGTTGCTGGAGATGGGTGTCGCACCGGCCATCGAGGTCGGTCGGGAGAGTTCGGTTCCCGTCTCGCAGGTGTACGACGTTCTCCGAAGTCTGGAGTCGAGGGGGTACGCCGAGACCATCGAGCGGGAGAAACTCTACGCGCGACCGTCCGAACCTGACGAGTTGGTCGGCGAACTCGAATCCCGAGGAGAACTGCTTCAGGACGCCGCCGAGGAGGTCCACGAGCGGTACCGGGAGCCGGTGCAGATGGATGCTAGAATCGGCGTCACGAAGCGCGTCGAGACCGCGGTGGAGAACGCACAGGACCTCGTGGGTGACGCCGAGACCGTGGTCGAAATCGCCGGCACGTACGAGCAGATACAGTTGCTCTGCCCGGCGCTCCGCGAGGCCCGCGAACGCGGGGTAATCGTCCGGGCGTCCGTCTACGCCAACGACGGGGAGCTACCGCCCGAGGAGTTCGACCCCGAGGGTGCGCTCTCGGAACTGCGCGTCTGCTCGATTCCGGGTCCGTTTCTCGTCGTCATCGACCGTCATCGGACGTGTTTCGCGCCGAACACGCGCTCGGACGAGGATTACGGCGTTCTCGTCTACGACCGCATCCTCCCGTTCGTGTTCCACTGGTACTATCTGACCTGCCTCTGGAACCTCTACCCGACGGTCTACGCGGACGACCGCGACCGGTTCACGTACGTGACCCTCGAGGAGTTCGTCTGCGACTGCTCCCGACTGGTGGACGAGTACGACCTCCGCGTGCGAATCGAGGGTATCGACTTGGCCACGGAATCGGAGACGGCGATGGACGGAACCGTGACCGACATCTCGTTTCTCGGCGACCACCGCAAGCGCGGGCGGGCGGCACTGTCCGACCTCGGGGCGTTCACGGTCGTCACGCTCGACGCGGGGGACGAGACCTACACCCTCGGCGGGTGGGGCGCGGTCTTCGAAGACATCGAGGTCCGGACGATTTCGCTGGTCGGTATCGACGCGGGCGAGACGCCGCTCGCCCGAGCGGAGTGA
- a CDS encoding ABC transporter permease — MFGYFVKRTLQAVFTAFFVVTLSFVLVRLMPGNPADQLRGQLIRNNPDLSQEEINRRVANYINIDYSQPLHEQYFAYVSGILRGDLGHSVSQNAPVSEILGQALPWTVFAFSVAILLMFVLGISLGAVMAYNEGSRFDVSTTGLGIVLNSTPNYVTALLFLYVFGFTLGWFPTSGHISSSIVPIVDPFRPVATAQFVASAVYHASLLVATVVITGFGGVALAMRGNSIQVLGEDYLRVARLRGLSDTRIALRYVARNAVLPMYTGLLLAFGAIIGGSAILEQVFTYPGLGYYIVAAVEARDYPLMMGGFVLITLGVVVGAFIADLTYGLVDPRVSTGGDAS; from the coding sequence ATGTTCGGTTACTTCGTCAAGCGGACGCTACAGGCGGTTTTCACGGCATTTTTCGTGGTGACGCTCTCGTTCGTGCTGGTTCGACTCATGCCGGGGAACCCGGCCGACCAGCTTCGCGGCCAGCTCATCCGTAACAACCCGGACCTTTCTCAGGAGGAAATCAATCGCCGGGTCGCCAACTACATCAACATCGACTACAGCCAACCGCTCCACGAGCAGTATTTCGCGTACGTCTCCGGCATCCTTCGGGGTGACCTCGGTCACTCGGTCAGCCAGAACGCCCCCGTCTCGGAGATTCTCGGGCAGGCGCTTCCGTGGACGGTGTTCGCGTTCTCGGTCGCCATCCTGCTCATGTTCGTTCTCGGCATCTCTCTCGGAGCCGTCATGGCCTACAACGAGGGAAGCCGGTTCGACGTGAGTACGACGGGACTCGGTATCGTCCTCAACTCGACGCCGAACTACGTGACCGCGCTGCTGTTCCTCTACGTGTTCGGCTTCACGCTCGGGTGGTTTCCGACGAGTGGGCACATCTCTTCGAGCATCGTGCCCATCGTGGACCCGTTTCGACCGGTCGCGACGGCACAGTTCGTCGCCAGCGCGGTGTACCACGCAAGTCTGCTCGTCGCCACCGTCGTCATCACCGGGTTCGGCGGCGTCGCACTGGCGATGCGGGGCAACAGCATCCAAGTGCTGGGCGAGGACTACCTGCGTGTCGCGCGACTCCGCGGCCTCTCGGACACGCGAATCGCGTTGCGGTACGTCGCCCGCAACGCCGTCCTCCCGATGTACACGGGACTGCTACTGGCGTTCGGTGCCATCATCGGCGGGTCGGCCATCCTCGAACAGGTGTTCACCTACCCCGGACTCGGCTACTACATCGTCGCCGCGGTCGAAGCGCGCGACTACCCGCTCATGATGGGCGGGTTCGTCCTCATCACGCTCGGGGTCGTCGTCGGCGCGTTCATCGCGGACCTGACGTACGGACTCGTGGACCCCCGCGTCTCCACGGGAGGTGACGCCTCGTGA
- a CDS encoding glycoside hydrolase family 3 N-terminal domain-containing protein, giving the protein MTRQDTQTTQRDESDAEVETLLEEMTLREKAAQLAGTYVGTMGETRTVEDAKASVRDHGIGFVTPFGYGASPHRDSTEVVEIANELQRIAREETRLGIPVLIPVDAIHGHAYVEETTVFPHNIGVAAARDRSLAEEIGTVTATEAAATGAGLTYGPTCDVAREPRWGRTFETFGESPYLCGELAAAKARGVGAATADVAAMAKHFPAYGGPERGEDASPVERSVSSLYREYLPPFEKVLAEGVEGVMPSYNSINGEPSHGSSHWLSSVLRDELGFEGYVASDWNGINMLHENHNVTRSQRESIHRSFTAGVDVHSLGGADHADHLVSLVEEGRVDESAIDTAVRRVLRLKSDLGLFEDPFVDAASSAETLGDQSHRKVALDAARKSMTLVQNDDDRLPFDPELGEVLVTGPNADELTSQVGGWSLKEDDELDGTTIREGIESVTGPETTVRHERGAGIDEGDDLDAAVAAAEEADAAVVVLGENWYLHEFGPQDVNGPTDQFPNRAQLTLPAAQRDLLEAVHETGTPTALVLVSGRPLAVPWAADNLDAVLQAYYPGEEGGLAVAETLFGRNNPSGKLPISVPRSAGHLPVRHDYLPHPYPIGDDEHLPSYDPLWEFGHGLSYTDFDYRDLSVADESLAADESVTVSVTLANTGERAGEEVVQLFGGREYASVVTPVEELLDFRRVSLDPGEETTVEFDVSADAFEVVRPDGTGRFESGPLSLRCESLDASLEAVADESPEAVADD; this is encoded by the coding sequence ATGACGAGACAGGACACCCAGACCACGCAACGAGACGAGAGCGACGCAGAAGTAGAGACCCTCCTCGAGGAGATGACGCTCCGGGAGAAGGCCGCGCAGTTGGCCGGCACGTACGTCGGGACGATGGGCGAGACCCGAACCGTCGAAGACGCCAAGGCGTCGGTGCGCGACCACGGTATCGGGTTCGTCACGCCGTTCGGCTACGGCGCGTCGCCGCATCGGGACTCGACGGAGGTCGTCGAGATAGCCAACGAACTCCAACGAATCGCCCGCGAGGAGACCCGCCTCGGAATTCCGGTGTTGATTCCGGTGGACGCGATTCACGGCCACGCCTACGTCGAGGAGACGACGGTGTTCCCGCATAACATCGGCGTCGCGGCGGCGCGCGACCGCTCGCTCGCCGAGGAGATAGGGACCGTCACCGCGACAGAGGCCGCCGCGACCGGTGCGGGTCTCACCTACGGGCCGACCTGCGACGTGGCTCGGGAGCCGCGCTGGGGGCGGACGTTCGAGACGTTCGGCGAGTCACCGTATCTCTGTGGCGAACTCGCCGCCGCGAAGGCTCGCGGGGTCGGGGCGGCGACTGCCGACGTTGCCGCGATGGCGAAACACTTCCCGGCGTACGGCGGCCCCGAGCGAGGCGAAGACGCCTCGCCGGTCGAGCGGTCGGTCTCGTCGCTGTACCGCGAGTACCTCCCGCCGTTCGAGAAGGTACTCGCCGAGGGCGTCGAGGGAGTCATGCCGAGTTACAACTCCATCAACGGGGAGCCGTCTCACGGCTCGTCCCACTGGCTCTCGTCGGTCCTGCGCGACGAACTCGGCTTCGAGGGCTACGTCGCCTCCGACTGGAACGGCATCAACATGCTCCACGAGAACCACAACGTCACGAGGAGCCAGCGGGAGTCCATCCACCGGTCGTTCACCGCGGGCGTGGACGTACACTCGCTGGGCGGAGCCGACCACGCGGACCACCTCGTGTCGCTGGTCGAGGAGGGCCGCGTCGACGAGTCGGCCATCGACACGGCAGTCCGGCGGGTCCTTCGGCTCAAGTCGGACCTCGGACTGTTCGAGGACCCCTTCGTCGATGCGGCGTCGTCCGCCGAGACGCTGGGGGACCAATCCCATCGGAAGGTCGCGCTCGACGCCGCGCGAAAGTCGATGACGCTCGTGCAGAACGACGACGACCGGCTCCCGTTCGACCCCGAACTCGGGGAGGTGCTGGTCACCGGCCCGAACGCCGACGAACTGACGAGCCAAGTCGGCGGCTGGAGCCTCAAGGAGGACGACGAACTCGACGGGACGACGATTCGGGAGGGAATCGAGTCGGTCACCGGTCCCGAGACGACGGTCCGCCACGAACGGGGTGCCGGTATCGACGAGGGCGACGACCTCGACGCGGCGGTCGCGGCGGCCGAGGAGGCCGACGCCGCGGTCGTCGTCCTCGGGGAGAACTGGTATCTCCACGAGTTCGGCCCGCAGGACGTGAACGGGCCGACCGACCAGTTCCCGAACCGCGCGCAACTCACGCTGCCGGCGGCCCAGCGCGACCTCCTCGAAGCGGTCCACGAGACGGGGACGCCGACCGCGCTCGTCCTCGTCTCGGGGCGACCGCTGGCGGTCCCGTGGGCGGCGGACAACCTCGACGCCGTCCTCCAGGCGTACTACCCCGGCGAGGAGGGCGGGCTGGCGGTCGCGGAGACGCTGTTCGGGCGGAACAACCCGAGCGGGAAGCTCCCGATTTCGGTCCCGCGGTCGGCGGGCCACCTCCCGGTTCGACACGACTACCTGCCACACCCCTACCCCATCGGGGACGACGAACACCTCCCGTCGTACGACCCGCTGTGGGAGTTCGGCCACGGCCTCTCGTACACCGACTTCGACTACCGAGACCTCTCGGTCGCCGACGAGTCGCTCGCCGCCGACGAGTCGGTCACGGTCTCGGTGACGCTGGCGAACACCGGCGAGCGCGCGGGCGAGGAGGTCGTCCAACTCTTCGGCGGCCGGGAGTACGCCTCGGTCGTCACGCCGGTCGAGGAACTCCTCGACTTCCGGCGGGTCTCGCTCGACCCCGGCGAAGAGACGACCGTCGAGTTCGACGTGTCGGCCGACGCCTTCGAGGTCGTCCGTCCCGACGGCACCGGTCGCTTCGAGTCGGGACCGCTCTCGCTGCGGTGTGAGTCGCTCGACGCGTCGCTCGAAGCGGTCGCAGACGAATCGCCCGAAGCGGTCGCCGACGACTGA
- a CDS encoding ABC transporter ATP-binding protein: MSTDETVLSLSDLEVHFEKEDSGLNPFADRETVRAVDGVSLDIGANDVVAIVGESGSGKTTLGKAAIGLQEPTGGSVSYRGQDIWEAKGWRSDSSIPHDEIRRSLQIIHQDPGSALNPNRTVLSSLAAPLKRWEPSLGPEDREARVLHFIERVGMTPPHDYANRYPHQLSGGEKQRVALIRALLMNPDLILADEAVSALDVSLRVEMMDLLLELQAQFDTSFLFISHDLSNARYIAEHAGGRLGVMYLGELVELGPAEEVLRNPQHPYTKVLKWATPELGRDDGPSEPPVREIDIPDPVNPPSGCRFHTRCPNATEECREAAPSETLVGDEERHRVACYRATDDGAYWDSPPLDGAER; the protein is encoded by the coding sequence ATGAGTACCGACGAGACGGTCCTCTCGCTCTCGGACCTCGAAGTTCACTTCGAGAAAGAGGACAGCGGACTGAACCCGTTCGCGGACCGCGAGACGGTTCGCGCCGTCGATGGCGTGAGCCTCGACATCGGGGCGAACGACGTGGTCGCCATCGTCGGCGAGTCCGGGAGCGGGAAGACCACGCTCGGGAAGGCCGCTATCGGTCTCCAAGAGCCGACCGGCGGCTCGGTCAGCTACCGCGGCCAAGACATCTGGGAGGCGAAGGGCTGGCGGTCGGACTCCTCGATTCCCCACGACGAGATTCGCCGGTCGCTCCAGATTATCCACCAAGACCCCGGCTCGGCGCTGAACCCGAACCGGACGGTGCTGTCGTCGCTGGCGGCCCCGCTGAAGCGGTGGGAGCCGTCGCTCGGTCCCGAGGACCGCGAGGCGCGCGTCCTGCACTTCATCGAGCGCGTGGGGATGACGCCGCCCCACGACTACGCGAACCGGTATCCCCACCAGCTCTCGGGCGGCGAGAAACAGCGCGTCGCGCTCATTCGGGCGCTGTTGATGAACCCCGACCTCATCCTCGCCGACGAGGCGGTCAGCGCCTTGGACGTGAGCCTGCGGGTCGAGATGATGGACCTGCTCCTCGAACTACAGGCGCAGTTCGACACCTCGTTCCTGTTCATCAGCCACGACCTGTCGAACGCCCGGTACATCGCCGAACACGCGGGCGGCAGACTCGGCGTGATGTATCTGGGCGAACTCGTGGAACTCGGCCCCGCCGAGGAGGTCCTCCGGAACCCCCAACACCCCTACACGAAGGTCCTGAAGTGGGCGACCCCGGAACTCGGTCGCGACGACGGCCCCAGCGAGCCGCCGGTGCGCGAAATCGACATCCCGGACCCGGTGAACCCGCCCTCGGGCTGTCGGTTCCACACGCGGTGTCCGAACGCGACCGAGGAGTGCCGCGAGGCGGCACCGTCCGAGACGCTCGTCGGCGACGAGGAGCGCCACCGGGTCGCGTGCTACCGGGCGACCGACGACGGAGCCTACTGGGATAGTCCCCCGCTCGACGGGGCGGAACGATAA
- a CDS encoding glycosyl hydrolase — MTDEHATDDANAPDESTTKTERTTHESAIHESATHESATDRSVGRRRYLSGVGAFGTVGLAGLADAREATGDDCIGRPSDDENEAPRVASSVVGVGAGSYATTLPSGEESPPERVYATGDLSAPYPTNDWWSSVLFAQYGSAMWAHPLVGTPTSEGLDLSHPTEWTFSNVSGDKNRGNVAEMDDTTDLTISTTGGSFADTQCAGYGDWHTEVRWGAGDSTTPTLDVTLAQGSPFAFAEVTGADAELSFAATPTVWADSGNLLGLSVNGHHYGVFAPSGATWNGLGSATLTSGLGGAGYVAIAVLPEATTTALSRYESYAYNQITGTTVSWTYDQSAGEVRTTHMFETNARAESSATGTIAALYPHQHKHTTTALDDDTFVSPRGTMRTTTGSSFETVLDLPPDLPYLPDVGSVEQSRLAGYVDDAEAESPLIRAGPDAPGDGTYWTGKNYERLAQLRPIAEQVGDSAAADAFAAALRDDLETWLDATVSGASDSEDVFYYDDTWGTLVGYNDSFGSGPELNDHHFHYGYYVTAAAEIARRDPTWADDANWGGMVEHLIRDYANPSRTDSMYPFLRNFAPYAGHSWAAGNPAFDLGNNQESSSEAVNAYAAVLRYGEYTGNTELRDLGAYLIAHETTAVDEYWYDVDEENHPADWDYSYAGMVWGAGYKYDTWWTDDVEAIHGINVLPVGGHSLSLGRNRAAAAATYDELVTANGGDSFDYWPDVLWSYRAFSDPADARSLFEASAGSYPVEFGESKAHTYRWVTAMEDLGAVEASITADAPLAAVFDDGTTTTYVAYNADDTATTVDFSDGTSLSVPANELATTSSDDSGDSGGPTVESVTTTTDARGPWTDASVDWAVADADGDLRSVAVELRDSAGTTLDTTTTTVSGSTSSGTTDLRTRDAPETVAVTVTDAANNETATTTTL, encoded by the coding sequence ATGACAGACGAACACGCCACAGACGACGCGAACGCGCCGGACGAATCTACGACGAAAACCGAACGGACGACTCACGAATCGGCAATCCACGAATCAGCGACTCACGAATCGGCGACGGACCGCTCGGTCGGTCGCCGCCGCTATCTCTCGGGCGTCGGCGCGTTCGGGACGGTCGGACTCGCTGGCCTCGCGGACGCCCGCGAGGCCACCGGAGACGACTGCATCGGGCGACCCTCGGACGACGAGAACGAGGCTCCTCGGGTCGCATCGAGCGTGGTCGGCGTCGGTGCCGGAAGCTACGCGACGACCCTTCCCTCCGGCGAGGAGTCCCCGCCCGAACGGGTCTACGCCACGGGCGACCTCTCGGCTCCGTATCCGACGAACGACTGGTGGAGCAGCGTCCTCTTCGCCCAGTACGGGTCGGCGATGTGGGCACACCCGCTGGTCGGCACGCCGACCAGCGAGGGTCTCGACCTCTCGCACCCGACCGAGTGGACGTTCTCGAACGTCTCGGGCGACAAGAACCGAGGCAACGTCGCCGAGATGGACGACACCACTGACCTCACCATCTCGACCACGGGCGGGTCGTTCGCCGACACCCAGTGTGCGGGCTACGGCGACTGGCACACCGAGGTCCGGTGGGGTGCGGGCGACTCGACCACCCCGACACTCGACGTGACGCTCGCGCAAGGTTCGCCGTTCGCCTTCGCCGAGGTGACGGGGGCGGACGCCGAACTCTCGTTCGCCGCGACGCCGACCGTGTGGGCCGACAGCGGGAATCTCCTCGGACTCTCGGTCAACGGCCACCACTACGGCGTCTTCGCTCCGAGCGGAGCGACGTGGAACGGCCTCGGTTCGGCGACGCTGACGAGTGGTCTCGGTGGAGCGGGGTACGTCGCTATCGCCGTCCTCCCCGAGGCGACGACGACGGCGCTCTCGCGCTACGAGTCGTACGCCTACAACCAGATTACCGGCACGACCGTCTCGTGGACCTACGACCAGAGCGCCGGTGAGGTCCGGACGACCCACATGTTCGAGACGAACGCCCGCGCCGAATCGAGCGCGACCGGAACCATCGCCGCGCTCTACCCCCACCAGCACAAGCACACCACCACCGCGCTGGACGACGACACGTTCGTCTCCCCGCGCGGGACGATGCGGACGACGACGGGCTCGTCGTTCGAGACGGTGCTCGACCTCCCGCCGGACCTGCCGTATCTCCCGGACGTGGGGTCCGTCGAGCAGAGTCGCCTCGCGGGCTACGTGGACGACGCCGAAGCCGAATCGCCCCTGATTCGCGCCGGACCCGACGCTCCCGGCGACGGGACCTACTGGACGGGCAAGAACTACGAGCGCCTCGCGCAGTTGCGGCCCATCGCCGAACAGGTCGGCGACTCGGCGGCCGCCGACGCGTTCGCCGCGGCGCTCCGCGACGACTTGGAGACGTGGCTCGACGCGACCGTCTCGGGGGCAAGCGACTCCGAGGATGTCTTCTACTACGACGACACGTGGGGGACGCTCGTCGGGTACAACGACTCCTTTGGCTCCGGTCCCGAACTGAACGACCACCACTTCCACTACGGCTACTACGTCACGGCGGCCGCCGAAATCGCTCGGCGAGACCCGACGTGGGCCGACGACGCGAACTGGGGCGGGATGGTCGAACACCTGATTCGGGACTACGCCAACCCCTCGCGGACGGACTCGATGTATCCGTTCCTGCGGAACTTCGCGCCCTACGCCGGTCACTCGTGGGCCGCGGGGAACCCCGCGTTCGACCTCGGCAACAACCAAGAGTCCTCCTCGGAGGCCGTCAACGCATACGCGGCCGTCCTGCGCTACGGCGAGTACACCGGGAACACCGAACTGCGCGACCTCGGGGCGTACCTAATCGCCCACGAGACGACCGCAGTAGACGAGTACTGGTACGACGTGGACGAGGAGAACCATCCGGCCGACTGGGACTACAGCTACGCCGGGATGGTCTGGGGCGCGGGCTACAAGTACGACACGTGGTGGACCGACGACGTGGAGGCGATTCACGGCATCAACGTCCTCCCGGTCGGCGGCCACTCGCTGTCGCTCGGCCGAAATCGCGCGGCGGCGGCGGCGACGTACGACGAACTCGTCACGGCCAACGGCGGCGACAGCTTCGACTACTGGCCCGATGTCCTGTGGTCGTATCGCGCGTTCAGCGACCCCGCGGACGCTCGGTCCCTGTTCGAGGCCAGCGCCGGGTCGTACCCCGTCGAGTTCGGCGAGTCGAAAGCCCACACCTACCGATGGGTGACGGCGATGGAGGACCTCGGAGCGGTCGAGGCGAGTATCACCGCGGACGCACCCCTCGCCGCCGTCTTCGACGACGGCACGACGACGACCTACGTCGCGTACAACGCCGACGACACCGCGACGACCGTCGATTTCTCCGACGGCACGTCGCTGTCGGTTCCGGCGAACGAGTTGGCGACGACCAGCAGTGACGACTCCGGCGACTCGGGCGGTCCGACCGTCGAGTCAGTGACGACGACGACCGACGCGAGGGGACCGTGGACCGACGCCAGCGTCGATTGGGCGGTGGCAGACGCCGACGGCGACCTTCGGTCGGTGGCCGTCGAACTCCGCGACAGCGCGGGAACGACCCTGGACACCACGACGACGACCGTCTCGGGTAGCACCTCGTCGGGGACGACCGACCTGCGGACCCGAGACGCCCCGGAAACGGTCGCAGTGACGGTAACAGATGCAGCGAACAACGAAACAGCCACGACAACGACACTATGA